The window CTAACTTGCTTCCcactctctctcttttctcttttctctttctctttctctttctctttctctgatTCTCTCCATCCTAGTTTTATCTCTACtgccagaaactcaaacacgatTATCAGAGAATGGCTAGTACTACTGCTGCTACCGATCCAGATCATAGACAAGATGAAGAGAACGCACCTGCGGCCGATGACGAGGATACCGGTGCTCAGGTTGCTCCCATAGTTAAGCTTGAAGAGGTTGCTGTATCAACCGGCGAGGAAGATGAAGATCCTATCCTCGATCTGTATGTTATCTCTTTCATCTGTACTTGTTTCTATGCTTAATCATTTCTTTATTTGTTTTCATATCTTTCTTCAGTGTCTCGCTTTCTGTTTCTGCTTCTGTTTATTGAGTTGTTTATCTTGTTTTGTAGTAAATCGAAACTGTATCGATTTGATAAGGACGGGAACCAGTGGAAGGAAAGAGGAGCCGGAACTGTGAAGCTTTTGAAGCACAAGGAGTCTGGCAAGGTTCGCCTTGTCATGCGCCAATCTAAGACTCTCAAGATCTGTGCTAATCATCTAGGTTAGACAAGTTTTATTGCTCAACTGTTGATCACTATAAAACTTAACTTGCAGATGTATCTTAAGTGTACTTGATATCAGTGTTTCACTTAATTGATGCTAAATTACCTAGCTGATTCCCAGTTGCTAATTGATTTGCTTAGTTGCGAGCAATTAATTTAGTACGTTGGTTTAATTTATACTACTGTAGTGAAGCTTGACTGTGTCGTTCTCTAATGTGCCTCATTGATTGTTTTCTTACTACATTTATCTAAGTTTTTCAGTTGTGCCATCAATTAATGTCCAAGAGCATCAAGGCAATGATAAATCTTGTGTATGGCATGCTGCTGATTTTTCTGATGGAGAATTGAAGAATGAGCTTTTCTGCATCAGATTTGCATCGGTTGAGAGTATGTTCCCCCACccccttttctttatttttttttcttttgctttagcATACGTTTGTGATTTAAGAGTTCTTTGATCTTGTACCGTTATCCTCGAATTGATTAGGTATTCTTTTGCTTGAGATTTAAAATCCGAGTCCGAAAGTATTCCTGAGTTTACACAAGTGTAAGAAGCGTAACACTGTTTATAAGAACCTAGATGGAGGGGAGGGGAAGGGAAGGGGATTGACAGGTGTCTACTTctttatatatattcaaatgaAAGAAGTCAAAGTAGATAAAGCCATTCGACAGAATGAGAGcatattaataaaatttggaaaCTATTAGATCAGAACAAGAAGCATATGCATGTTGTCTGTGTACAGGTATTTTTTGGTGTTTGGAGATAGTTTTGCTGGAATTACCGGCCATTCATTGGTTGTTTGTCATTTTTATATACATAGTGGACAAAATATTTAGAACAGAGTTCAACACATTATGGATACTTTTGGCATCGTTTAGATGTCTCAAATAGAAGTCACttctatattttcttttaaatgaTAATCCGACTCATTACAACTTTTATTTGTTTGGTTTGCAAAGTATACAATTTTTTTCGCTTTGGCTTTAGCATTTTTTATGTGGAAATTGATCATAGTCTCCTCCCTCTTCgcatattttcattttgttcaTATTCTAGTAGATCTTCTTATCTGTGCTCCGAGATATATAAAGAAAAGATTTGGCAATTTTTATTCCCATAACATGCAAGGATTAAAATCACGCAAGTAGATCCAAGCTGTTAAGGCACCATTTGCTATTTTATATGTGGGTCAAATTGTCAATTGTGATATTCCTGATCcttttttactttattattgTCTTCAGTTTACTTTATTTGTGTTGTAACTTCCAGTGTAGGATGTTAATCTAATGAGTTGTCATTCTGCATGATAGATGCTATTTATGTATCATGTGGCTTTCGTTTCTGTCGAGTAACTTAAGTTAAGACTGATAGTTTAAGTTTTATTGTTTTACGTTCGTTTATGACATTCAGTTGCGTGATCTTCCACTCCCATAATAAACAATTGTATTTTGAAGCATCACTGATTCCTTGACATCTATTAGATTGCAAAAACTTCATGGAGACTGTTAAAGAGGTGGCTGAAGCTcaggaaaagaaagaagaaagtaaAGAGGCTGCAGATGCTGCTGGACTACTAGAGAAGTTGAGCGTAGGGGATAAATCTGAGGAAAAGGTAAAGGAAGAGGTTCCTGTTGAAGCAAAAGAGCCCACTGAAGCTGAAGTTGTGAAAGCAAAAGTGGAAAGTGGGAAGGAAGACAAACCAGCATCATCAGCGTAGATGTCGGTCAATTCTTATGCCACTTACCATTAGCACCACCGTTGTGGTTTCGAGTGGTTACTGGATATTATTTTTCCCATAGGTTTGGGATTGTTGGCATGTGTGCACAGAATTTTATTGCGTTAAAATGGTGGATAGTTTTTGGTCTTTGTTGTTCAGCTTGGGGGTCTCATTTCTTGGTGAAATATATATCTTGGGTCTCTTATTTATTGAGGGAAAAAAAATCTGAGAACGATTAGTACGGAAGAGTAATTGCAAGATTATCCATTAGATATCCATGTTTCTGCCCTCATAAATTAGATTTTGCTGTCAATTTTTGTGGTTTTCCAAGGCATAATTATGAGCTCCATTACCTTGCA is drawn from Euphorbia lathyris chromosome 9, ddEupLath1.1, whole genome shotgun sequence and contains these coding sequences:
- the LOC136206888 gene encoding ran-binding protein 1 homolog b-like → MASTTAATDPDHRQDEENAPAADDEDTGAQVAPIVKLEEVAVSTGEEDEDPILDLKSKLYRFDKDGNQWKERGAGTVKLLKHKESGKVRLVMRQSKTLKICANHLVVPSINVQEHQGNDKSCVWHAADFSDGELKNELFCIRFASVENCKNFMETVKEVAEAQEKKEESKEAADAAGLLEKLSVGDKSEEKVKEEVPVEAKEPTEAEVVKAKVESGKEDKPASSA